Proteins encoded together in one Synechococcus sp. BL107 window:
- a CDS encoding HAMP domain-containing protein, with the protein MPSQRRWRQRLLGSLQGQLQLATYLVVFAGFTGASTAGLWVGQRTLIHNETQTLRSSAGAIQTSLRSNQSARANADAAHALEHLQLELLVHSSHRTRLWIEQPDGRLILPQREHLKSSDTALRAAMRSNPGGVVGRQEQISLDNTRYLSELVEELPGGGRLWILQDVGANQQALGNYLQLMILTWGSCLAITLLAVSWLVRRIVKPLEQLNATTSQVTADNLNTARLQLTMAGTSITKNTWLLQSNRQRID; encoded by the coding sequence ATGCCATCCCAACGTCGCTGGCGACAACGGCTGCTCGGAAGCCTTCAGGGGCAGCTTCAGCTCGCCACCTATCTCGTGGTGTTTGCCGGTTTTACTGGCGCCTCAACGGCCGGTTTGTGGGTGGGTCAACGGACCCTGATCCACAACGAAACACAAACACTTCGCAGCAGTGCCGGCGCGATTCAGACATCGCTTCGGTCCAATCAGAGCGCTAGGGCCAATGCCGATGCTGCCCATGCCCTTGAACATCTTCAGCTCGAGCTCCTGGTCCACTCCAGCCATCGCACTCGGCTTTGGATCGAACAGCCCGATGGACGCCTGATCCTTCCTCAAAGAGAGCATCTAAAGAGTTCGGACACGGCGCTTCGCGCCGCCATGCGAAGCAATCCCGGAGGCGTGGTGGGTCGCCAAGAGCAGATCAGCCTCGACAACACGCGCTACCTCAGCGAGTTGGTGGAAGAGCTTCCCGGTGGAGGGCGGCTCTGGATCTTGCAGGACGTGGGAGCCAATCAACAGGCCCTCGGCAACTACTTGCAGTTGATGATTCTCACTTGGGGTAGCTGCTTGGCGATCACCTTGTTGGCCGTGAGCTGGCTGGTGCGACGCATCGTGAAACCACTGGAACAGCTCAATGCCACCACGTCTCAAGTCACGGCTGACAACCTCAACACAGCGCGGCTTCAACTCACCATGGCTGGAACATCTATCACAAAAAACACATGGTTACTACAATCAAATCGACAAAGAATCGATTGA
- a CDS encoding ABC transporter permease encodes MARWGLVIVGLYLLVALITPVLIHLGLLPDANAGLSNPIYNSPSWSHWCGTDRLGRDVCVRTMAGSGVALQVVMLAVGFALVLGVPLGMVSGYFGGAIDRTLVLLMDTLYTLPVLLLSVVLAFLLGKGIPNAAAALCVVYVPQYFRVVRNQTAQVKSELFVEAAQSLGAGPVWILRRYLFRNVITSVPVLLTLNAADAVLVLGGLGFLGLGLPETVPEWGGDLNLALAAVPTGVWWTALFPGLAMFILVLGLSFLGEGIEAWVSGGEARPASD; translated from the coding sequence ATGGCCCGTTGGGGGCTTGTGATTGTTGGGCTGTACTTGCTGGTGGCCTTGATCACCCCAGTCTTGATCCATTTGGGCTTGCTTCCCGATGCCAATGCCGGTCTGTCCAACCCGATTTACAACAGCCCGAGCTGGAGCCACTGGTGTGGCACTGATCGCTTGGGTCGGGATGTGTGTGTTCGCACGATGGCCGGGAGTGGTGTAGCTCTCCAGGTGGTGATGCTCGCTGTGGGCTTTGCTCTTGTCTTGGGTGTGCCCCTGGGAATGGTGAGCGGTTATTTCGGCGGCGCGATCGACCGAACGCTGGTGCTGCTGATGGACACCCTCTACACCCTGCCGGTTTTGTTGTTGTCGGTGGTGTTGGCTTTCCTGCTCGGTAAGGGCATCCCCAATGCCGCCGCGGCTTTATGTGTTGTGTACGTGCCCCAGTACTTCAGGGTGGTGCGCAACCAAACAGCACAGGTCAAAAGTGAGTTGTTTGTGGAAGCGGCCCAGTCGCTTGGGGCCGGACCGGTGTGGATCTTGCGGCGCTACCTATTTCGCAATGTGATTACGTCGGTGCCGGTGTTGCTCACCTTGAATGCTGCCGATGCCGTTTTGGTGTTGGGTGGTCTTGGTTTTCTCGGCCTTGGCTTGCCTGAAACGGTGCCGGAGTGGGGAGGGGATTTGAACCTTGCCCTGGCAGCGGTCCCCACGGGCGTTTGGTGGACGGCGCTCTTCCCGGGGCTGGCGATGTTCATCCTTGTGCTCGGTCTCTCCTTCCTTGGTGAGGGGATCGAAGCGTGGGTGAGCGGCGGCGAAGCACGTCCAGCATCAGACTGA
- the trmH gene encoding tRNA (guanosine(18)-2'-O)-methyltransferase TrmH: MPLLPRRFERLKSVLNHRMADLTVLLEHVEKPHNLSAILRSCDAVGALEAHAVSFSGRPRTYNSTAQGSQKWVPLNDHPDIETAIKVLKAKGFRLYGTHLGTNARDYRDCDFTGPTAFVLGAEKWGLSDQARDLMDEALFIPMRGMVQSLNVSVATATLLFESLRQRQAAGVAPSRGEGLTAEHYQRLLLEWSYPEVAAWCREQNRPYPDLNEQGELMEELPRTVKLRC, translated from the coding sequence ATGCCCCTGCTGCCTCGTCGGTTTGAACGACTCAAGTCCGTCTTAAACCACCGCATGGCGGATCTCACCGTGCTGCTCGAGCACGTGGAGAAGCCCCATAACCTTTCGGCCATCCTGCGTAGCTGCGATGCCGTTGGAGCCCTGGAGGCCCATGCGGTGAGTTTCTCGGGACGGCCGCGCACCTACAACAGCACGGCCCAAGGGAGCCAAAAGTGGGTGCCGTTGAACGATCATCCCGACATCGAAACGGCAATCAAGGTTCTGAAGGCCAAAGGATTCCGCTTGTATGGCACCCATCTCGGCACGAACGCCCGGGACTATCGCGATTGCGATTTCACCGGACCCACCGCATTTGTGCTTGGAGCAGAGAAATGGGGCCTGAGCGATCAAGCTCGGGATCTAATGGATGAAGCCCTGTTCATTCCGATGCGAGGGATGGTGCAGTCCCTGAACGTGTCCGTCGCCACAGCAACGCTGCTGTTCGAATCGCTGCGACAACGACAAGCGGCAGGGGTGGCCCCCAGTCGTGGGGAAGGGCTCACAGCTGAGCATTACCAACGACTGCTGCTCGAATGGTCATACCCCGAGGTGGCTGCCTGGTGCCGTGAGCAGAACAGGCCCTATCCAGACCTCAATGAACAGGGGGAACTGATGGAAGAGTTGCCGCGCACGGTGAAGCTGCGCTGCTGA
- a CDS encoding MGMT family protein produces MPKRDESLVHPTFDQRVWAVVEQIPHGRLATYGQIADLIGAWGCARQVGWALRRLHLPSEVPWHRVVNAKGQISMSPSREGSDWMQRDLLITEGIPVDQEGRLPLKRFLWRPVAISGASSQ; encoded by the coding sequence ATGCCGAAACGTGATGAATCCTTGGTTCACCCAACCTTCGATCAACGCGTTTGGGCCGTTGTTGAGCAAATCCCCCATGGCCGGCTTGCCACCTACGGTCAGATCGCAGATCTCATTGGTGCTTGGGGCTGTGCACGGCAGGTGGGTTGGGCGCTGCGGCGGCTTCATTTGCCTTCCGAAGTGCCTTGGCATCGTGTGGTGAATGCCAAAGGGCAAATTTCGATGAGCCCGAGCCGTGAAGGCAGCGACTGGATGCAACGAGACTTGCTGATCACGGAGGGAATTCCTGTGGATCAAGAGGGACGTTTGCCTTTGAAGCGGTTTCTTTGGCGTCCAGTCGCTATCTCTGGTGCATCAAGCCAATAG
- a CDS encoding 16S rRNA (cytosine(967)-C(5))-methyltransferase — translation MTTSASIGIAPRQLAWKVLQAVAAGAYADVALERCLRDHPLQGPDRGLATELAYGAIRQRRILDGWLDRMGKVPAAKQPPKLRWLLHVGLYQLLMMERIPSAAAVNTTVELAKVSGLARLAPVVNGLLRGVLRAHESGETLELSADPAIQLAQQASLPDWLAASLIQWRGPEGAAAVAAACNHVPDLDLRVNRLRSTPEQVGRDLAEVGIETCPIAGCANGLQVLGHSGDLRHWPGYAEGYWCVQDRAAQWVAPLLDPNPGDRVLDACAAPGGKATHLAELMGDVGEIWAVDRSAGRLKRVAVNAARLGLGSIQALAADAALLSKERPEWREAFQSILIDAPCSGLGTLARHPDARWRMTPKAIQDLLPQQQALLDGLVPLLAPGGRLVYATCTMHPAENGEQMANLLKRCSELTLEREQQRWPDAEEGGDGFYAAVLQRVQRRS, via the coding sequence TTGACCACCTCTGCGAGCATCGGAATTGCGCCACGCCAGCTGGCATGGAAGGTGTTGCAAGCGGTTGCCGCTGGGGCCTATGCGGATGTGGCGCTCGAACGCTGCCTCCGGGACCACCCTCTGCAGGGTCCTGATCGAGGTTTGGCAACGGAGCTGGCCTATGGGGCGATTCGTCAGCGTCGCATTTTGGATGGCTGGCTCGATCGCATGGGCAAGGTGCCTGCCGCGAAGCAACCACCAAAATTGCGCTGGTTGCTGCATGTTGGTCTCTATCAATTGCTGATGATGGAGCGGATTCCCTCCGCAGCAGCCGTTAATACCACGGTGGAACTGGCCAAGGTGAGCGGCCTTGCCCGCTTGGCACCGGTGGTGAATGGGCTGCTTCGAGGGGTGCTGCGGGCCCATGAATCCGGCGAAACGCTGGAGTTGTCCGCCGACCCTGCGATTCAGTTGGCTCAGCAGGCTTCACTGCCCGATTGGTTGGCTGCATCGCTCATTCAATGGCGGGGCCCAGAGGGAGCCGCAGCGGTGGCCGCTGCCTGTAATCACGTTCCGGATCTTGATCTGCGCGTCAATCGGTTGCGATCGACGCCCGAGCAGGTGGGTCGTGACTTAGCGGAGGTTGGAATTGAAACGTGTCCGATTGCAGGTTGCGCGAATGGGTTGCAGGTGTTGGGCCACAGCGGTGATCTGCGGCATTGGCCGGGGTATGCGGAGGGATATTGGTGTGTTCAAGACCGGGCGGCTCAGTGGGTGGCTCCCTTACTGGATCCCAATCCTGGGGATCGAGTTTTGGATGCTTGTGCAGCTCCCGGCGGCAAGGCCACACATCTTGCAGAACTCATGGGTGATGTGGGTGAAATCTGGGCCGTTGACCGTTCAGCGGGGCGTCTCAAACGGGTGGCAGTGAATGCGGCGAGGCTTGGACTCGGTTCAATTCAGGCTTTGGCCGCTGATGCGGCGTTGCTCTCGAAGGAGCGTCCCGAGTGGCGTGAAGCTTTTCAATCAATCCTGATCGATGCACCGTGTTCGGGGTTGGGTACCTTGGCGCGCCATCCCGATGCGCGTTGGCGGATGACACCGAAAGCCATTCAAGATTTGCTTCCTCAGCAGCAGGCGTTGTTGGACGGCCTCGTTCCCTTATTGGCTCCCGGAGGACGGCTGGTGTATGCCACTTGCACGATGCACCCAGCTGAAAATGGTGAACAAATGGCCAACCTTCTCAAACGTTGTTCTGAGTTGACCCTGGAGCGGGAACAACAACGTTGGCCGGATGCGGAAGAAGGTGGTGATGGTTTTTATGCCGCCGTTCTTCAGCGGGTCCAGCGCCGCTCCTGA
- a CDS encoding transglycosylase domain-containing protein has translation MNRTRLHWALIAGTAAAVGVGAALGTRAVTELVDSTLPDARGIASFNRPGTITLLSSQGKIIQKLGPATREKIKPGAMPPLVQNAFIAAEDRRFFQHNGVDVWGIARAVVTNVRQGAVREGASTITQQLARIVFLSQDRTITRKLKEAALALKLERQLSKQQILEQYLNYVYLGSGAYGVSDAAWIYFSKTTDQLTVAEAALIAGLPPAPSIYSPLVNPDLARKQRALVLDRMAQSGAISRVEAERASASPLALKPATPKYFNSSAPYFTTWVAQELPNLVTPEQLEVGGIKVRTSLNLDWQTKARNVILKNAPFDTEGVMVSIEPGTGLVRVMVGGRDFYESQFNRATLALRSPGSTFKLFPYATAIDLGVKPETIVLDKKRCWKGYCPKNFGNKYYGKVSLANALKNSLNTVAVQLQDIVGFDAIIKTANKFEIGTQRPLGKYYPMAIGAYEQTVLDMAAAYAGVANRGVFVKPTPFEEIRGPESNILWSRRVDGDRGRRALDSDVADAMNWMFQRVVTGGTGIAAKLDDRQVAGKTGTSEGARDLWFIGSIPQLTTAVWFGYDDNRETKSNSGEAAWTWKQFMLQITEELPVQAFPPKPELNRPWRVPGKKKPKTTDKKAEYLGYEHEKESLEQVDAPDGSEYPATDNPFPPEFAPPAPVPSPRENLAPAASPQRNWMKPRIQERRWTR, from the coding sequence GTGAATCGCACTCGTCTCCATTGGGCCCTGATCGCAGGTACAGCAGCTGCTGTTGGCGTCGGCGCAGCCCTAGGAACCCGTGCTGTAACGGAACTAGTGGATTCGACCCTTCCCGATGCAAGGGGAATCGCCAGTTTCAACCGACCCGGAACCATCACGCTGCTCTCGTCCCAGGGCAAAATCATCCAAAAGTTGGGTCCTGCGACTCGAGAAAAAATCAAACCAGGCGCCATGCCGCCGCTGGTTCAAAACGCTTTTATTGCTGCGGAAGACCGCAGGTTTTTTCAGCACAATGGCGTCGATGTTTGGGGCATTGCACGGGCGGTGGTCACCAACGTGCGACAGGGTGCCGTGCGTGAGGGGGCGAGCACGATCACCCAACAATTGGCTCGGATTGTTTTTCTGAGCCAAGACCGCACCATCACCCGCAAACTGAAGGAAGCCGCTCTGGCGCTCAAGCTTGAGCGGCAACTGAGTAAGCAACAAATTCTCGAGCAATACCTGAACTACGTGTATTTGGGGTCCGGTGCCTATGGCGTGTCAGATGCCGCATGGATTTACTTCTCAAAAACCACCGATCAACTGACGGTTGCTGAGGCTGCGTTGATCGCAGGGCTCCCACCAGCTCCATCGATCTATTCACCCTTGGTGAATCCAGATTTAGCCCGAAAGCAGCGGGCCTTAGTGCTTGATCGCATGGCCCAGTCGGGGGCGATCAGCCGCGTGGAAGCTGAACGAGCCAGCGCCTCCCCCCTCGCCCTGAAGCCGGCCACACCCAAGTATTTCAACAGCTCCGCTCCGTACTTCACCACCTGGGTGGCTCAGGAATTACCCAATCTGGTGACCCCAGAACAATTGGAGGTGGGCGGGATCAAGGTACGAACCAGCTTGAACCTTGATTGGCAAACAAAAGCTCGCAATGTGATTCTCAAGAACGCCCCCTTCGATACCGAGGGCGTGATGGTGTCGATCGAACCAGGGACCGGCCTGGTTCGAGTGATGGTGGGCGGTCGCGACTTTTACGAAAGTCAGTTCAACCGAGCCACCTTGGCATTGCGCTCACCGGGCTCCACCTTCAAGCTGTTCCCCTACGCCACAGCCATCGATCTAGGTGTGAAACCGGAAACCATTGTTCTCGATAAAAAGCGCTGCTGGAAAGGATATTGCCCGAAAAATTTTGGCAATAAGTATTACGGGAAAGTATCGCTGGCGAATGCCCTGAAGAACTCCCTCAACACCGTGGCTGTGCAATTGCAAGACATCGTGGGGTTCGACGCCATCATCAAAACCGCCAACAAATTTGAAATTGGAACCCAACGCCCGCTCGGCAAGTACTACCCGATGGCGATTGGTGCCTATGAGCAAACCGTCTTGGATATGGCCGCGGCCTATGCCGGTGTCGCCAACCGTGGAGTCTTCGTTAAGCCCACTCCCTTTGAAGAAATCCGAGGGCCAGAAAGCAACATTCTCTGGAGCCGGCGGGTCGATGGAGACCGGGGACGGCGGGCTCTCGACAGTGATGTAGCCGATGCGATGAACTGGATGTTCCAGCGCGTGGTAACCGGAGGAACAGGCATCGCAGCAAAACTGGATGATCGTCAGGTGGCTGGCAAAACAGGCACCTCAGAGGGTGCGCGGGATCTCTGGTTTATCGGTTCCATCCCCCAACTCACCACCGCGGTGTGGTTCGGCTACGACGACAACCGTGAAACCAAAAGCAACAGCGGCGAGGCGGCATGGACTTGGAAACAGTTCATGCTTCAAATCACAGAGGAACTTCCCGTTCAGGCGTTCCCACCAAAGCCTGAGCTGAACCGTCCTTGGCGAGTGCCTGGCAAAAAGAAACCGAAGACAACCGACAAAAAGGCTGAGTACCTCGGATATGAGCACGAAAAAGAATCTCTAGAACAGGTCGACGCCCCAGATGGGAGTGAATATCCAGCAACGGACAATCCATTCCCTCCGGAGTTTGCACCGCCCGCACCGGTTCCATCCCCAAGGGAGAACCTGGCACCTGCTGCGAGCCCACAACGGAATTGGATGAAGCCACGCATTCAGGAGCGGCGCTGGACCCGCTGA